The following are encoded together in the Salvia hispanica cultivar TCC Black 2014 chromosome 6, UniMelb_Shisp_WGS_1.0, whole genome shotgun sequence genome:
- the LOC125192611 gene encoding 1-Cys peroxiredoxin PER1 produces the protein MPGLTIGDTLPNLQVETTHGPIKLHDYVGNSFTIIFSHPGDFTPVCTTELGAMAAYSNKFSELGVKLLGLSADDVESHNAWIKDIEAYCNGCKVTYPIAADPDRRIIKELNMVDPDEKDSSGNQVPSRALHIVGPDKRIKLSFLYPASTGRNMEEVVRVVESLQRAAKHKIATPANWKKGEAVVISPSVSNEEANKMFPQGYKTADLPSNKGYLRFTNVD, from the exons ATGCCTGGTCTTACCATCGGAGACACTCTCCCAAATCTTCAAGTGGAAACCACCCATGGCCCCATCAAACTCCATGACTATGTTGGCAACTCCTTCACCATCATCTTCTCTCATCCTG GTGACTTCACTCCGGTTTGCACGACGGAGCTCGGAGCCATGGCGGCGTACTCAAATAAATTCTCTGAGCTCGGCGTGAAGCTTCTAGGGCTTTCGGCGGACGACGTGGAGTCGCACAACGCGTGGATCAAGGACATCGAGGCCTACTGCAACGGGTGCAAGGTGACGTACCCGATCGCTGCGGACCCGGACAGGAGGATCATCAAGGAGCTGAACATGGTGGACCCGGACGAGAAGGACTCGTCCGGGAACCAAGTGCCGTCGCGGGCGCTCCACATAGTGGGGCCCGACAAGCGGATAAAGCTGAGCTTCCTGTACCCGGCGAGCACGGGGAGGAACATGGAGGAGGTGGTGAGGGTGGTGGAGTCGCTGCAGAGGGCGGCCAAGCACAAGATAGCGACGCCGGCGAACTGGAAGAAGGGGGAGGCGGTGGTGATATCGCCGAGCGTGTCGAATGAGGAGGCCAATAAGATGTTCCCGCAGGGCTACAAGACCGCCGATCTCCCTTCCAACAAGGGCTACTTGAGGTTCACCAATGTCGACTGa